Proteins from a genomic interval of Thunnus thynnus chromosome 5, fThuThy2.1, whole genome shotgun sequence:
- the LOC137183544 gene encoding leucine-rich repeat neuronal protein 3-like produces MEAKMKETAVVACLLAELSLAAFVLASEGAAHCPALCRCEIRSWFSPSSIYTEAATVDCNDLGLSALPERLPVETQVLLLQTNNIVNVEKTLDYLANLTEIDLSQNNISSVSDVCVGSLPQLLSLHMEENWIQELSDSCLASLPNLQEFYINHNLIFSINPGAFQGLSRLLRLHLNSNRLTSINSQWFQPLPNLEILMLGENPILELSDMSFQPLTNLRSLVLARMNLTEIPDNALVGLENLESISFFDNLLNRVPRLALTRVQNLKFLDLNKNPIERIQRGDFMDMMHLKELGINSMPELVSVDSFALNNLPELTKIEATNNPRLSYIHPRAFHKLPRLETLMLNSNALSALHRSTVDSLPNLREVSLHSNPIRCDCVIRWVNMNRTAVRFMEPDSLFCMEPPEYQGQHVRQVHFREMTEICLPLISPGSLPERVEVGKGSSVSLHCRAFGEPEPEIYWVTPSGDKVLPGSVSDKYYMHPEGTFDIYDATEQEAGSYTCIAHNLVGADLKSVMVAVDGYIAQFTNQPLHVYITSVQSHSVVVSWESTGGLVSQLNWSILSDGSLLSMPFTARLPADVKEYCIKQLKVSTRYQVCVEVTAAQSGYSRDCVNVTTKKAAVPKEKNENWDSVVMASCAVFFVVVAVTCSVIYTSLYSQVFYTKLIADPADTLLIPSTHSSSSSFLEFGVSGVKVRATVINLPDESI; encoded by the coding sequence ATGGAGGCCAAGATGAAGGAGACAGCAGTTGTGGCTTGTTTGCTGGCTGAGCTGTCTCTGGCTGCTTTTGTTCTGGCCTCTGAGGGGGCTGCTCATTGCCCCGCATTGTGTCGATGTGAGATACGATCCTGGTTCTCACCCAGCTCTATTTACACCGAGGCTGCCACTGTGGACTGTAATGACCTGGGCCTCTCAGCGCTACCGGAGAGACTCCCTGTAGAAACACAGGTACTGCTGCTACAGACAAACAACATTGTTAATGTGGAGAAAACTTTGGATTACTTGGCCAACCTCACTGAAATCGACTTGTCTCAGAATAACATTTCCTCAGTGAGCGATGTTTGTGTGGGGTCTctcccccagctgctgtcactcCACATGGAGGAGAACTGGATTCAGGAGCTTTCTGACAGCTGCCTCGCTTCCTTGCCCAACCTCCAGGAGTTCTACATCAACCACAACCTGATTTTCTCCATCAACCCCGGGGCCTTCCAGGGTCTGAGCAGGCTGCTGAGGCTCCATCTCAATTCCAATCGACTGACAAGTATCAACAGCCAGTGGTTCCAGCCTCTCCCCAACCTGGAGATATTGATGCTGGGAGAAAACCCCATATTGGAGCTGTCAGACATGAGCTTTCAACCTCTGACTAACCTCCGCAGCCTTGTGCTCGCTAGGATGAATCTTACCGAAATCCCTGATAATGCTCTGGTTGGTCTTGAGAACTTGGAGAGCATCTCTTTTTTTGACAACCTGCTCAATCGAGTACCCAGACTGGCACTGACGAGAGTCCAGAACCTGAAGTTTCTGGATTTGAATAAGAACCCCATTGAGAGGATCCAGAGAGGTGACTTCATGGACATGATGCATCTCAAGGAGCTCGGCATCAACAGCATGCCTGAGCTCGTGTCGGTTGACAGTTTTGCCTTAAACAATCTGCCCGAGCTGACAAAAATCGAGGCCACCAACAATCCCAGGCTGTCCTACATCCACCCCAGGGCCTTCCACAAGCTCCCCAGGCTGGAGACGCTGATGCTGAACAGCAACGCTCTGAGTGCGCTTCACCGTAGCACCGTGGATTCCCTGCCCAACTTGCGTGAAGTCAGCCTGCACAGCAACCCCATCCGTTGCGACTGTGTCATCCGCTGGGTCAACATGAACAGGACGGCTGTTCGCTTCATGGAACCAGACTCCCTTTTCTGCATGGAGCCTCCGGAGTACCAAGGCCAGCACGTCCGACAGGTGCACTTCAGGGAGATGACAGAGATCTGCCTTCCACTGATCTCACCCGGGAGCCTCCCGGAGCGCGTCGAGGTCGGGAAAGGGAGCTCGGTGTCGCTGCACTGCCGGGCGTTTGGAGAACCAGAACCTGAGATCTACTGGGTGACGCCTTCAGGCGACAAGGTCCTACCTGGCAGCGTGTCCGACAAGTACTACATGCACCCAGAAGGAACCTTCGACATCTATGACGCCACCGAGCAGGAGGCCGGCTCATACACCTGCATCGCCCACAATCTTGTCGGGGCAGATCTCAAGTCTGTCATGGTTGCGGTGGATGGATACATCGCCCAGTTCACAAATCAACCTTTACATGTATATATCACATCTGTCCAGTCTCATTCTGTTGTGGTTTCCTGGGAAAGCACAGGTGGTTTGGTGTCGCAACTAAATTGGTCCATTTTATCCGACGGCAGCCTCCTCTCGATGCCATTCACAGCCAGGCTTCCTGCTGATGTCAAAGAGTACTGCATCAAACAGCTGAAGGTGTCCACTCGTTACCAGGTTTGTGTTGAGGTCACTGCAGCTCAGTCTGGATACAGCAGGGACTGTGTCAATGTGACCACAAAGAAGGCAGCGGTCCCGAAGGAGAAAAATGAGAACTGGGACAGTGTGGTGATGGCTTcttgtgctgtgttttttgttgtggttGCTGTGACTTGCTCTGTCATCTATACGTCTCTGTACAGCCAGGTGTTTTACACAAAACTGATAGCGGACCCGGCGGATACACTGTTGATTCCCAGCactcattcctcctcttcttctttcctggAATTTGGTGTGTCTGGGGTAAAGGTGAGGGCAACTGTAATAAACTTACCAGACGAATCCATATAA